The nucleotide window CAAAAATGATAAATATGAATCACTTAAATCTAAAAAAAGTCCGTGCCTCTCTTGGGTCAATATCTATTGCACTCAGTGTGATAACCTTTAGTTCTTTGTCAGCTCAAGCCGCAGCTATTCGTTCTGGATTTGATGGCAACACTCTAGCCGCTAACGATGATGACTCCACTGGTTTAGTCTCTCTAGGTTTTGATGTTAATTTTTTTGGTCTTACTTTTGACGAACTCTATGTCAACAATAACGGAAACGTTACTTTTGACAGTCCCTTATCATTATTTACACCTTTTGACCTCACCAGTACGGCGCAACAAATTATTGCCCCTTTCTTTGCAGATGTAGATACCAGAAATTCAGACCCTGTAACATATAGTAATGGTACAGTAGATGGTCGCAATGCCTTTGGAGTTAATTGGATCGATGTTGGTTATTTCTATCAACGAAATGATCCACTTAACAGTTTTCAATTGGTTTTGATTGATCGTTCTGACATAGCAGTTGGTGATTTTGATATTGAATTTAATTACGATCAAATTTTGTGGGAAACTGGAGAAGCTAGTGAAGGTACTGATGGTTTAGGAGGTTTTTCTGCTCGTGCTGGTTTTTCTAATGGAACTGGTGATTCAGGTACCTTCTTTGAATTGCAAGGTTCAGCTATCAATGGAGCTTTTCTTAATGGTGGTTCTAATGCTCTAATCAGTAATAGTTTAGATAGCGACGTTGACGGAAGATATATTTTTTCAGCACGTAATGGCGCTATTGATACACCCGACCCAGTTTCTACTCCTGAGCCGTTTTTCTTGTTGGGTTTACTGACAGTTGGTGTAATTACTGCTTGTAGTACAAGTAAGCAAAGCAAAAACAATTAAACTAATTATTAGTATTAGCAAATACGAAGATACAATCTTTTTGTAGCAGATTACATAGACTTGATATTAACTCTTATCAATCACATTTCTGAATTACTTAGTTAATTTTGTTGGGTTACGCTATCGCTAACCCAACCTACAGTTTGAGGTTATCCACGTTTGAGGTTAACGATAATCAGGGTTTTGAATATCTCTTAATCTTGCCTCAGCGCGCGTAAACCTATCCATTTGTGCCTCGAAAAATGCCCGATTCTTCTCTAAATGTTTTGGGTTTTCATCATCGAGAGGATATAACAGCGCCCCTCGCAATGCCTGTATTACGGCTGAAGTTACATTATACATCGAACGCTGAAATGTGACACCCAATTGAATCAACATATCATCTTCCCCACGGCAATGTTGACCATAGTAGTCGATGAGATAAGGTGGTAAAAAGTGCCACATATCATCCATTAACAAAGTGGGTGGAATCCCAGCGCCCCCCACTGGAAACACATCCGCATATAAGATACCATAATGGAAATCTTTTTGGTCTTGGGGTACTTGTTGCGCTTGGGCATTATAGGATTTTGTACCACGGAAGGGCGCTGTGCGATAAAATATTGATTCAACATAGGGAAGCGCCGCCTCATAAAGCCAAGTAAAACCCTTTGATTTGGGGATAATTTCGTAACATTTATCACCGATATAAACATGATGATAAATCGGGCGCCCTGCCACCGCAAAAATACCATTAACCAGAAAATCCATTGCTTCTTTAACTGTAGTCATTTTCCCTTCGTCATAAAGGTCAGACATTTCTAAAAATACAGGACACATTACCTCCCAAAAAAGCCCTAAATTAGAATAATAAGAAAGCTGTCTTACTTGTTCTAAAAACATATCGGGAAATAACTTATATAAACCTAACATAACAGGGTTAGATTTAAAATAAGCCTTAATAGCAATATCAGCATTATTTTTATATTCTTCACTGTCTAAATAGCCATCAAATTTACCATAACCCATATCCCGCCCATGCCATAACATGGCTTCCATACAGGCTTCCGCAAACTCCATATTGATACGGTCATGCAATAAATGATGAAATAATTTAGGAATTTTACCCGTTGTGCCTTCCTTCATAAATTGGATTAGTTCGGGGTGCGCTTTTTCAGTGCCTCGCCATACTTTTAGATCGGCATTTTCACCAGAATAATGATTCGGTAAATCTAAATATTCCTGAGAAATAAAATATTTAAAAAATGGTAAAGGATTAAGAAAAACTCTCTCAGCGATATATAATAAATCACGCCAATAGAAATCCATTGGGATAGCATAAGCCTTGTAAATACCGATAATTTGCATCAAATTTTCAGGGGTATCAGGTAACATTGAACCACCTGCTTCTAAACGGTGAATAATGTTAGCAAACTCATGTTGAGATGGTGCAATTTTATTTTGATTAATAGTAGCCATAATTGATGATAAATTGATATTGATAATAAATTGTTAACTCTTACTCCCCTCTCCTGCGGGAGAGGGGTTGGGGGTGAGGGTTTAACCCCTCCTAACCTCCCCTTAGTAAGGGGAGGAAGAAAGATTTGAAGATAGATTTAGGTGAAGGTATATTGCAAAAACTAACCCAAATTAAACATCGTCAACCAAGAAGGATTAACACCAAAGAAAACGATTAACACCGTTAACACCAGCGCTGGTATCCTTTCCTGAAAATTAACCTTCTCCAGATAACCCTTATAATTATCCATGCGCCCTAAAAATACCTTATTGAGGAGAATAACAAAGTAAACAGCCGTTAAACCAGTAGCAATTAAGCAAAGGAGAGTATAAACAGGAAAAACGCTAAAACTTCCCTGAAAAGAGAGAAATTCACCAATAAATCCTACCATACCCGGTATTCCAGCACTAGCCATCACCGCCGTAATCAT belongs to Cyanobacterium sp. T60_A2020_053 and includes:
- a CDS encoding VPLPA-CTERM sorting domain-containing protein gives rise to the protein MNHLNLKKVRASLGSISIALSVITFSSLSAQAAAIRSGFDGNTLAANDDDSTGLVSLGFDVNFFGLTFDELYVNNNGNVTFDSPLSLFTPFDLTSTAQQIIAPFFADVDTRNSDPVTYSNGTVDGRNAFGVNWIDVGYFYQRNDPLNSFQLVLIDRSDIAVGDFDIEFNYDQILWETGEASEGTDGLGGFSARAGFSNGTGDSGTFFELQGSAINGAFLNGGSNALISNSLDSDVDGRYIFSARNGAIDTPDPVSTPEPFFLLGLLTVGVITACSTSKQSKNN
- a CDS encoding CO2 hydration protein, which encodes MATINQNKIAPSQHEFANIIHRLEAGGSMLPDTPENLMQIIGIYKAYAIPMDFYWRDLLYIAERVFLNPLPFFKYFISQEYLDLPNHYSGENADLKVWRGTEKAHPELIQFMKEGTTGKIPKLFHHLLHDRINMEFAEACMEAMLWHGRDMGYGKFDGYLDSEEYKNNADIAIKAYFKSNPVMLGLYKLFPDMFLEQVRQLSYYSNLGLFWEVMCPVFLEMSDLYDEGKMTTVKEAMDFLVNGIFAVAGRPIYHHVYIGDKCYEIIPKSKGFTWLYEAALPYVESIFYRTAPFRGTKSYNAQAQQVPQDQKDFHYGILYADVFPVGGAGIPPTLLMDDMWHFLPPYLIDYYGQHCRGEDDMLIQLGVTFQRSMYNVTSAVIQALRGALLYPLDDENPKHLEKNRAFFEAQMDRFTRAEARLRDIQNPDYR